The Flavobacteriales bacterium genome includes a region encoding these proteins:
- the trkA gene encoding Trk system potassium transporter TrkA, whose amino-acid sequence MDIVIAGAGEVGYYLAKLLSIESHDIVLIDDNARILERAKDQLDVITIKGNATSIKVLKEADVEDADLLIAVTSSENVNFMVATIGKQLGAKRTIARVNSTEFLDPKCTIDFKQLGIDVMISPEELASKEIWRLIKRSAFTDAFEFEMGKLVLAGIHLNSDAPVVDRTISETAALNPKLNFITVAIQREGKTIVPRGGNRFLLGDHVYFLSVPEGLEEIMKLTGKEVHRIKNVMMLGAGRVGLNTINKIKKRRNIKLIEQNAEKCHEIADEYSDILVINSDGHNVQLLEEENIGEMDAFIAVTGNSETNIMSCLMAKSHGVKKTIALVENMDYINLSQNIGIDTLINKKLIAANNIFRYVRGANVTNIAALHGVDAEVLEFIAMPNSKITQKPVRDLKFPKEAIIGGVIRGGTGHIVGGDFHIQKGDKVVVLAKFSIIKDVEKFF is encoded by the coding sequence ATGGACATTGTTATTGCCGGTGCCGGTGAAGTTGGATATTACCTTGCCAAATTGTTGTCAATCGAATCGCACGACATTGTTTTGATAGATGATAATGCACGCATTTTGGAGCGAGCCAAAGACCAATTGGATGTTATTACCATTAAAGGAAATGCCACATCCATAAAGGTTTTGAAAGAGGCAGATGTGGAAGATGCAGATTTATTGATCGCGGTTACCTCATCAGAAAATGTAAACTTTATGGTGGCCACCATAGGAAAGCAATTGGGAGCCAAGCGAACTATCGCAAGAGTTAACAGTACGGAATTTCTTGATCCAAAATGCACGATTGATTTTAAACAATTGGGCATTGATGTTATGATTTCGCCGGAAGAGCTTGCATCAAAAGAGATTTGGAGGTTGATTAAACGGTCGGCATTTACGGATGCTTTTGAGTTTGAAATGGGCAAATTGGTTTTGGCCGGTATTCATTTGAACAGCGATGCTCCGGTGGTGGATAGAACAATTTCCGAAACGGCAGCTTTAAACCCAAAGTTAAACTTTATTACCGTGGCCATTCAACGAGAAGGCAAAACAATTGTACCCCGAGGCGGCAATCGCTTTTTATTGGGCGACCACGTGTATTTTTTATCCGTACCTGAAGGGTTGGAGGAAATTATGAAACTTACCGGAAAAGAGGTTCATCGCATAAAAAATGTGATGATGTTGGGAGCTGGAAGGGTGGGATTGAATACCATCAACAAAATAAAGAAACGCCGAAACATAAAATTGATTGAACAAAATGCCGAAAAGTGCCATGAAATAGCCGATGAATATTCGGATATTTTGGTAATCAATAGTGATGGGCACAATGTCCAACTGTTGGAAGAAGAAAATATCGGCGAGATGGATGCCTTTATTGCCGTTACGGGAAACTCAGAAACCAATATTATGTCTTGTTTGATGGCAAAATCGCATGGAGTTAAAAAGACCATTGCTTTGGTGGAGAACATGGATTACATAAACCTTTCCCAAAACATTGGCATTGATACTTTAATCAACAAAAAACTAATTGCCGCAAACAATATTTTTAGATATGTGCGGGGTGCAAATGTTACGAATATTGCCGCTCTACACGGTGTAGATGCCGAAGTATTGGAGTTTATAGCGATGCCAAATTCTAAAATAACTCAAAAGCCGGTAAGAGATTTAAAATTTCCGAAGGAAGCAATTATAGGTGGGGTAATCAGGGGTGGAACAGGCCACATTGTGGGTGGAGATTTCCATATACAAAAAGGGGATAAAGTGGTTGTTTTGGCTAAATTTTCGATAATTAAAGACGTTGAAAAATTCTTCTGA
- a CDS encoding TrkH family potassium uptake protein, with the protein MFNFKLITNLIGLLLILNGIFMLTCLPTSIYFSEGDTMAILLSSAISINVGVLAWYFTRDHQKKLKQKDGYLIVTLGWLALSLSGSLPFIVSGTIPSFSSAFFETVSGYTTTGSSVLTDIEGVHKGILLWRSLTQWMGGMGIIVLTVAILPILGVGGMQLFMAESPGPSTSKLHPRITETAKRLWYIYAAFTLLEIIALRFAGMTWYDAINHSFTTVSTGGFSTKNASVAAYNSPMIHYIISIFMFFGGVNFTLFYFIIKLNWREIVKNEEFRMYLGLVVLTTIVTTVTLSFQNAHGLEQNFRDSLFNVLSIVTTTGFATADYTTWGYFLTLAFFLLMFFGASAGSTAGGIKIVRHVLIVKNGLAELKRLLHPSAIIPVRYNGRAVEQKIVYNILAFFFIYLTVFLVGTIVMSLYGYDILTSAGATISSLGNIGPGIGDVGPANNFSIFPESAKVFLAFLMLLGRLELFTILMLLMPNFWRNN; encoded by the coding sequence ATGTTTAATTTTAAACTGATTACAAACCTTATTGGTCTGCTGCTTATTCTAAACGGAATTTTCATGCTGACTTGTTTGCCAACCAGTATTTATTTTTCAGAAGGAGATACTATGGCCATACTTTTATCATCCGCTATTTCTATAAACGTGGGTGTTTTGGCTTGGTATTTTACCCGAGATCATCAAAAAAAGTTAAAACAGAAAGACGGATATCTCATTGTAACACTTGGTTGGCTTGCACTGTCGCTGAGTGGCAGTCTCCCGTTTATTGTAAGCGGAACCATACCAAGTTTTTCATCTGCTTTTTTTGAAACCGTAAGTGGATATACTACCACCGGAAGTTCTGTGTTGACCGATATAGAAGGCGTTCACAAAGGCATTTTGCTATGGAGAAGTTTAACCCAATGGATGGGTGGCATGGGAATTATCGTACTTACTGTTGCTATTCTCCCCATTTTGGGTGTGGGGGGTATGCAGTTGTTCATGGCAGAGTCTCCAGGCCCCAGCACGAGCAAACTTCACCCAAGAATAACGGAAACGGCCAAACGCCTTTGGTATATCTATGCGGCCTTTACTCTTTTAGAAATCATTGCCCTACGTTTTGCCGGAATGACTTGGTATGATGCTATAAATCATTCGTTTACAACCGTTTCTACCGGAGGTTTTTCTACCAAAAATGCCAGTGTGGCAGCATACAATTCGCCCATGATTCACTATATAATTAGCATTTTTATGTTTTTTGGTGGGGTAAATTTTACGTTGTTCTATTTCATTATAAAACTCAATTGGCGAGAAATTGTAAAGAACGAAGAGTTTAGAATGTATCTTGGGTTGGTAGTGCTTACCACCATTGTGACTACCGTTACCCTCTCATTTCAGAATGCACACGGACTTGAACAAAATTTCAGAGATTCACTTTTTAATGTACTGAGTATTGTTACCACCACGGGTTTTGCCACCGCCGACTATACCACTTGGGGCTATTTTTTAACTTTGGCTTTTTTTCTGTTGATGTTTTTTGGAGCCTCGGCCGGTTCTACGGCTGGGGGCATAAAAATTGTTCGACACGTTTTAATAGTCAAAAACGGATTAGCCGAATTGAAACGTTTGCTACACCCATCAGCCATTATACCCGTTCGGTACAACGGCAGGGCTGTGGAGCAAAAAATTGTTTATAACATCCTCGCATTTTTCTTTATCTATTTAACGGTTTTCTTGGTTGGAACCATCGTTATGAGCCTTTATGGTTATGATATTCTTACTTCGGCAGGAGCTACTATTTCAAGTTTGGGCAACATAGGCCCTGGAATTGGTGATGTTGGCCCGGCCAACAATTTTTCTATATTTCCTGAAAGTGCAAAGGTGTTTTTGGCATTTTTAATGTTGCTCGGAAGGCTTGAACTGTTTACCATTTTAATGCTGTTGATGCCCAACTTCTGGAGAAACAATTAA
- a CDS encoding MMPL family transporter — protein MSVFVISIVLIPLIFSYLPEPSVKHTKHLDGKFLNKIIDRLSKIVSNHRKLVYVVTGAVVLLMFVGLAQLKTVGFMVDDISKSNKIYKDLKFFEQNINGILPFEVVLDTRRNGGISSPDILKKIDRFENELAKHPEFSKSISVAQVINFARQEANDGDPRFYGPPNKLELSTLVGYLSNNKTGKDGKMMGSLVDTNNQRARISVQMADVGSNRIKALKNEISAMADSIFNYKAKKIAVPTDSIVGIFPNDFDSSVMDTIYHNEYFWKFAEKEDSNQVYLTGTSVIFLKGNNYLNKNLMVSLIVAFLVIGGIMATIFTSMRMIMISLIPNIIPLLITAGLMGYFGVSLKPSTVLVFSVAFGIAVDFTIHFLSKYRMELKRNNYNIKKAVKKALNETGVSMIYTSVILFFGFIIFAGSSFGGTIALGVFTSLTLVVALFTNLLLLPSLLLSYDLAKERAKKKATPLIDYPDEES, from the coding sequence ATGTCGGTATTTGTCATTTCCATTGTGCTCATACCACTCATTTTTAGCTACCTGCCAGAGCCGAGTGTAAAGCATACAAAACATCTTGATGGAAAATTCCTAAACAAAATCATCGATCGGTTATCAAAAATTGTTAGCAATCATCGCAAACTCGTTTATGTGGTTACCGGAGCGGTGGTTTTACTGATGTTTGTTGGGTTGGCTCAGCTAAAAACGGTGGGTTTTATGGTTGATGATATTTCAAAATCGAACAAAATCTATAAAGATTTAAAGTTTTTTGAACAGAATATCAATGGCATTCTCCCTTTTGAAGTGGTGCTTGACACACGACGAAACGGAGGAATTTCCAGCCCAGACATTCTTAAAAAGATTGACCGTTTTGAAAACGAACTTGCCAAACATCCGGAGTTTTCAAAATCTATTTCCGTTGCCCAGGTAATCAACTTTGCCCGACAAGAAGCCAACGACGGAGACCCCCGTTTTTATGGCCCACCGAATAAACTTGAGCTGAGTACTTTGGTTGGTTATTTATCGAACAATAAAACCGGCAAAGACGGCAAAATGATGGGTAGTTTGGTTGACACAAACAATCAAAGAGCTCGTATTTCTGTACAAATGGCCGATGTAGGAAGCAACAGAATTAAGGCCTTAAAAAATGAAATTTCGGCAATGGCCGACTCTATTTTTAACTATAAAGCTAAGAAAATTGCTGTGCCTACGGATTCGATTGTTGGAATATTCCCGAATGACTTTGACAGCTCGGTTATGGACACCATCTACCATAACGAGTACTTTTGGAAATTTGCCGAAAAAGAAGACAGCAATCAAGTTTATTTAACAGGAACCTCCGTTATTTTCTTGAAAGGCAACAATTATTTGAACAAAAATCTGATGGTAAGTTTGATTGTAGCCTTTTTAGTAATTGGCGGTATTATGGCCACTATATTTACATCCATGAGAATGATTATGATTTCTCTAATTCCTAACATTATTCCGTTGCTTATTACGGCAGGATTGATGGGTTATTTTGGGGTAAGTTTAAAGCCAAGCACCGTATTGGTTTTTAGTGTTGCATTTGGTATTGCTGTTGATTTTACTATCCATTTCTTATCGAAGTATAGAATGGAGTTAAAACGCAATAATTACAACATTAAAAAGGCCGTAAAAAAGGCGTTGAACGAAACCGGAGTGAGTATGATTTATACCTCCGTGATTCTTTTCTTTGGCTTTATCATATTTGCAGGTTCCTCTTTTGGTGGCACTATTGCCTTGGGTGTTTTCACTTCGCTGACATTGGTGGTTGCACTGTTTACCAATTTGTTGTTGCTACCCAGTCTTTTATTGAGCTATGATTTGGCAAAAGAAAGAGCCAAGAAAAAAGCAACACCTCTGATTGATTACCCTGACGAAGAATCTTAA
- a CDS encoding N-acetylmuramoyl-L-alanine amidase: protein MPKYNIKKYGSWLIFPVAILAAWLFSGNSVKHTIDFKEVSSTIDTQNNQAFVKVLELNLEAETFYKNIDFGFKYTSFILQFDGSKDMIDAWYRTEQKEEFKLDSIPSTDEPENVFRSPFIIPKQTQSSFNFYTGKLEGKVLLYLFYAPTLSLDISKSSKQRKTDVGCEKPDMILGKTWREGLPASTGTREKNEVHFCIVHHSAGANDNHDYLNIVRNIYLLHTQTNGWDDIGYNFLIAQDGTIFEGRESQGIDSTDNIKGAHFCGKNTGTMGICLLGNYMETSPTEATKKSLAELLAWKCFKDGITPFGSSFHESGGATLAHIAGHRDGCSTACPGDSVYQMLDSLRTQVEVKVNACNLASMSAEGIKTLKWHYKPVLDEFVFELPVNTVFAQIYDVRGSLIRSEKVLNAEIFQWKQPTIKAGYVLFTTSNGKIFSTKFLAQ, encoded by the coding sequence ATGCCAAAATATAATATTAAAAAATACGGCAGTTGGCTTATTTTTCCGGTTGCCATACTTGCAGCTTGGTTGTTTTCGGGTAATTCGGTAAAACACACCATTGATTTTAAAGAAGTATCATCAACCATTGATACCCAAAATAATCAGGCGTTTGTAAAGGTTTTGGAATTAAATTTAGAAGCGGAGACTTTCTACAAAAACATCGATTTTGGCTTTAAATATACCAGCTTTATTCTACAATTTGACGGCAGCAAAGACATGATAGATGCGTGGTATAGAACCGAGCAAAAAGAAGAATTTAAACTGGATTCAATACCCTCTACTGATGAGCCTGAAAATGTGTTTCGCTCTCCATTTATCATTCCCAAACAAACTCAATCTTCATTTAATTTTTACACCGGAAAACTTGAGGGTAAGGTGTTGCTTTATCTGTTTTATGCACCAACGTTATCTCTGGATATATCTAAATCATCAAAACAAAGGAAAACCGATGTAGGCTGCGAAAAACCGGATATGATTTTGGGTAAAACGTGGCGTGAAGGATTGCCCGCCTCCACAGGAACCCGCGAAAAAAATGAAGTGCATTTTTGTATTGTCCATCACTCTGCCGGGGCAAACGATAATCATGACTACTTAAACATTGTGAGAAATATTTATCTATTGCACACCCAAACCAACGGTTGGGATGATATTGGCTATAATTTTTTGATTGCTCAAGACGGAACCATTTTTGAAGGAAGGGAAAGCCAAGGAATAGATAGTACCGACAACATAAAAGGGGCTCATTTTTGTGGTAAAAATACTGGAACTATGGGCATTTGCCTGTTGGGAAATTATATGGAAACCTCACCCACAGAGGCCACAAAAAAGAGTTTAGCCGAGCTATTGGCCTGGAAGTGTTTCAAAGACGGAATAACCCCTTTTGGAAGCAGTTTTCATGAAAGTGGTGGTGCTACCTTGGCACATATCGCCGGACACCGAGATGGTTGTTCCACCGCCTGCCCAGGCGATTCGGTATATCAAATGCTTGATTCTTTAAGAACTCAGGTAGAAGTAAAAGTGAATGCCTGTAATTTGGCTTCTATGTCGGCCGAAGGCATTAAAACACTGAAATGGCATTATAAGCCGGTGCTTGACGAATTTGTTTTTGAGCTCCCTGTAAACACAGTATTTGCCCAAATTTATGACGTTAGGGGAAGTCTTATTCGCTCCGAAAAGGTTTTGAATGCTGAAATTTTCCAATGGAAACAACCCACCATAAAAGCAGGATATGTACTATTCACAACTTCAAACGGAAAAATATTTAGCACTAAATTTTTGGCACAATAG
- a CDS encoding glycosyltransferase family 39 protein, translated as MSRIKNVSLIVCFLAAFLFTATRFYYPRYEQKFNLTTWDALGYYFYLPSTFIYHDVSTLDWFPPLDSTYHLTGGKLYQANPQPTDGRYVFKYLGGVAVLQIPFFAVGHLIALNTDYPADGFSAPYQYALGFGILIYVILSFFLLRKILLRFFDDLTTSLTLVGVLLASNFIQYVSVDSAMSHAYIFPLYVLQLYATIKWHEKPKAKWAFLSGYLIGLAMISRPTEALMLLIPVFWNTQNKEAASQKWAVVKQNKPHIAIAAIAGLVGILPQLIYWKVATGGWVYDVGSKWDFLTPHWQVLLGGEKGWIIYTPIALFFLWGMFHIGRFPFKKSVILFCLLNIYVIISWHDFRYGASYSCRALSQSYPVFALALAGFIDWFRQKKWWKWVEYPAIVYLTAVNLFQILQYNSTVLHYYDSNFKYYKAIYLDKNPTPLDMSLLDTDELIGNEKNYKKEEIFSLTSKTIAADSQGVCKIFESGLNSDKETWLKVEGDILTENKNDYAEIRAFLLSQDSTNLKAFRFYNPLTMYKGNDSYAFYRKVPKMFNHSNFSLELKTEVGKQFELRNLRIFKLTR; from the coding sequence ATGTCCCGAATAAAAAACGTATCGCTTATTGTCTGTTTTTTGGCAGCTTTTCTTTTTACGGCTACCCGTTTTTACTATCCGAGATACGAACAAAAATTTAACCTGACCACTTGGGATGCACTTGGATATTATTTCTATCTTCCATCAACCTTTATATACCACGATGTCAGCACCTTAGATTGGTTTCCACCGCTTGATTCTACCTATCATTTAACGGGCGGAAAGCTGTATCAAGCCAACCCGCAACCCACCGATGGACGATATGTTTTTAAATATTTGGGTGGAGTTGCTGTGCTGCAAATCCCATTTTTTGCCGTTGGCCATCTCATTGCCTTAAACACAGATTATCCAGCGGATGGATTTTCGGCACCCTACCAATATGCTTTGGGTTTTGGCATTCTTATTTACGTAATCCTCTCCTTCTTTTTATTGAGAAAAATTCTACTCCGATTTTTCGATGATTTAACTACTAGTCTTACTCTCGTGGGGGTTTTGCTGGCATCCAATTTCATCCAATATGTTTCTGTAGATAGTGCCATGAGTCACGCCTACATTTTTCCGCTGTATGTGCTGCAACTGTATGCCACCATAAAATGGCATGAAAAACCAAAAGCAAAATGGGCATTTCTTTCGGGCTATCTCATTGGTTTGGCCATGATAAGCCGGCCTACAGAAGCGTTGATGTTGTTGATTCCTGTTTTTTGGAACACCCAAAACAAGGAGGCAGCAAGCCAGAAATGGGCGGTTGTAAAACAAAACAAACCACACATTGCCATTGCCGCTATTGCCGGATTGGTGGGCATTTTGCCCCAATTGATTTATTGGAAAGTTGCCACGGGTGGTTGGGTTTATGACGTGGGTAGTAAATGGGATTTTTTAACCCCACACTGGCAAGTGCTTTTGGGTGGCGAAAAAGGTTGGATTATTTACACACCTATTGCATTGTTTTTTCTTTGGGGAATGTTTCACATTGGTAGGTTTCCGTTTAAAAAATCTGTCATACTGTTCTGTCTATTAAATATTTATGTCATCATATCTTGGCACGATTTTAGGTATGGTGCCAGCTATTCGTGTCGGGCATTGTCGCAAAGCTATCCCGTTTTTGCATTGGCTCTGGCTGGTTTTATTGACTGGTTTCGACAAAAGAAATGGTGGAAATGGGTGGAATATCCGGCCATTGTGTATTTAACTGCTGTTAACCTTTTTCAAATTCTGCAATACAACTCCACCGTTTTGCACTATTACGACAGTAATTTTAAATACTACAAAGCCATTTATTTAGATAAAAATCCTACCCCTTTGGATATGAGTTTATTAGACACAGATGAGCTAATTGGTAATGAAAAGAACTACAAAAAGGAAGAAATATTTTCTTTGACCTCTAAAACTATTGCCGCCGACTCGCAAGGTGTATGCAAAATTTTTGAGTCTGGCCTAAATTCTGATAAAGAAACATGGCTAAAGGTAGAAGGTGATATTTTGACCGAAAATAAAAATGATTATGCCGAAATAAGAGCCTTTCTCCTCTCTCAGGATAGCACTAATTTAAAGGCTTTCCGGTTTTACAACCCTCTAACTATGTATAAAGGAAATGATTCGTATGCCTTTTATCGAAAAGTGCCAAAAATGTTCAACCACTCCAATTTTTCGCTTGAATTAAAAACGGAAGTTGGAAAACAATTTGAGCTTCGGAATTTGAGAATTTTTAAGTTAACTCGCTAA
- a CDS encoding GNAT family N-acetyltransferase, which translates to MIVKLRKFSENDLERLVLLANNPKIANNLTDKFPYPYTEEAGKWFINFALEHPGHNIFAIEVDGEYAGSIGIHPLDDVFKLSAEIGYWVGEEYWGKGVATEAVRQIVEFGFQNLEINRIFARPYVTNKASQRVLEKSGFKLEARFEKTIIKNGIIQDELVYAVRRM; encoded by the coding sequence ATGATTGTAAAACTCAGGAAGTTTTCGGAAAATGATTTAGAACGACTGGTGTTGTTGGCTAACAATCCAAAGATTGCCAATAATCTGACCGACAAATTTCCGTACCCATATACCGAAGAGGCAGGCAAATGGTTCATCAATTTTGCTCTCGAACATCCGGGACACAACATTTTTGCCATAGAGGTAGATGGTGAATATGCCGGCTCCATTGGTATTCATCCGTTGGACGATGTTTTTAAATTGAGTGCCGAGATTGGATATTGGGTAGGAGAGGAGTATTGGGGAAAAGGTGTGGCAACAGAAGCCGTTCGGCAAATTGTGGAGTTTGGCTTTCAAAATTTAGAAATCAACCGAATTTTTGCCCGACCTTATGTTACAAACAAAGCCTCGCAGCGGGTTTTAGAAAAAAGCGGATTCAAACTCGAAGCCCGTTTTGAAAAGACCATCATCAAAAATGGGATTATCCAAGATGAGTTGGTGTATGCAGTGAGAAGGATGTAA
- the fdhF gene encoding formate dehydrogenase subunit alpha codes for MNNTAYINNEAHEFLPGETILKFVKRITGKDNIIPTLCDAPNLEPFGSCRVCSVDVSLEQDGKTKTMASCHTPVAAGQYIYPNSAGVQKLRKNIMELVLTDHPLDCLTCEVNGNCELQDVAAQVGIRKVRYPEGKNHLDRQKDWSHPYMTSDLSKCINCYRCVRACDEVQGQFVLSMAGRGFDNHIVKGQDVSFMESDCVSCGACAQACPTSAISDVFQSKSIQAETKTRTICTYCGVGCNLEVSTSNGEILSIQAPYSAEANGGHTCLKGRYAFKFYNHPDRLRTPLIKRNGTFVEATWDEAYNHIASELNRIKAQHGPDSIAGISSARTPNEENYLMQKFIRAVVGTNNIDCCARVCHSPTALGMQRAFGTGAATNSIEDLEYTDCILVIGANPTDAHPVTGAKIKQKFMKGVTSIVIDPRKIELAKYATYHLQLRPGTNVAMLNMMLYFIITEGWVDETFVANRTEGFEEMKAEILRLDMDEMERLTGVDRNLVKAASKAYSSAKAAMEFHGLGVTEHSQGTFAIQLIADLAMITGNIGKKGAGVNPLRGQNNVQGAADMGAQPHQGAGYLDVTNPEINHRYNTFYKREVPSHIGYKIPEMFEAAINGDLKALWIIGEDVVQTDPNTNKVIRAMESVDLLVVQELFMTETAKYATVVLPGASFLEKEGTFTNGERRIQRVNKVVEPLKGTKTDGQIIVDMMNRMGYEQPDYTAEGMLKEISQIVPFFAGVTWENLGTNGKQWPVMPDGTDTKMLHITEFKRGKGKFTFKPFEESHEIEKYGKDFPYIITTNRELEHYNCGAMTRRTGNVEILTEDVLLINPADAAKEGIADGDMVCVESPRGKVDIKALVTDEMKPGILSSTFHFPEIMLNIITSDEHCSEAKCPEYKVVSCRIRKSKGKYKMMAEAKAEINE; via the coding sequence ATGAACAATACAGCATACATCAACAACGAAGCTCACGAGTTTTTACCCGGAGAAACGATATTAAAATTTGTAAAACGCATTACCGGAAAGGATAATATTATACCAACGCTTTGTGATGCTCCAAACCTTGAGCCGTTTGGTAGTTGCAGAGTTTGCAGTGTAGATGTGTCGTTGGAGCAAGATGGTAAAACGAAAACAATGGCATCTTGTCATACACCCGTGGCTGCTGGACAGTACATTTACCCCAATTCTGCCGGAGTGCAAAAACTACGAAAAAACATCATGGAGTTGGTGTTGACAGACCATCCTCTCGATTGTTTGACTTGTGAGGTGAATGGAAATTGTGAGTTGCAGGATGTGGCGGCTCAGGTAGGTATTCGAAAAGTACGGTATCCTGAAGGAAAAAATCATTTGGATAGGCAAAAAGATTGGAGCCATCCATACATGACTTCCGATTTGTCAAAATGTATTAATTGCTATCGCTGTGTGCGTGCTTGCGATGAAGTGCAAGGACAATTTGTATTGAGTATGGCCGGACGCGGTTTTGACAATCACATTGTAAAAGGGCAGGATGTTTCTTTTATGGAGTCGGATTGTGTGAGCTGTGGTGCATGTGCCCAAGCCTGCCCAACGTCGGCCATTTCGGATGTATTTCAATCTAAATCTATACAAGCCGAAACCAAAACCAGAACGATTTGCACCTATTGTGGTGTGGGTTGCAATTTGGAGGTTAGCACCTCAAACGGTGAAATATTATCCATTCAAGCACCCTATTCTGCTGAGGCAAACGGCGGACATACCTGTTTAAAGGGAAGATATGCGTTTAAATTTTACAACCATCCTGACAGATTAAGAACCCCGCTAATTAAACGAAACGGAACGTTTGTAGAAGCCACGTGGGATGAGGCTTACAACCACATTGCGAGTGAGTTAAATCGAATAAAAGCCCAACATGGGCCTGATTCTATTGCCGGGATTTCATCGGCTAGAACGCCGAACGAGGAGAATTATTTGATGCAAAAATTCATTCGGGCGGTTGTGGGAACAAACAATATTGATTGCTGTGCAAGGGTTTGCCACTCGCCAACGGCATTGGGTATGCAACGAGCATTCGGCACCGGGGCAGCTACCAACTCCATCGAAGATTTGGAATATACGGATTGTATTTTGGTGATTGGTGCTAACCCAACGGATGCCCATCCGGTAACGGGAGCTAAAATCAAACAAAAATTTATGAAGGGTGTGACGAGCATCGTTATTGACCCACGAAAAATAGAATTGGCAAAATATGCTACCTATCATTTGCAGCTCCGACCAGGCACCAACGTAGCCATGCTGAACATGATGCTGTATTTCATAATTACTGAAGGTTGGGTGGATGAAACTTTTGTTGCTAACAGAACCGAAGGTTTTGAAGAAATGAAGGCCGAGATATTGCGGTTGGACATGGATGAAATGGAGCGTTTAACCGGAGTTGACCGTAACTTAGTGAAAGCTGCTTCCAAAGCATATTCAAGTGCAAAGGCGGCTATGGAGTTTCATGGGTTGGGTGTTACCGAACATTCTCAAGGCACATTTGCCATTCAGCTTATTGCCGATTTGGCAATGATTACCGGAAATATTGGCAAAAAAGGAGCGGGCGTAAACCCATTAAGAGGTCAAAATAACGTGCAAGGAGCAGCTGATATGGGTGCTCAGCCACATCAAGGTGCGGGATATTTGGATGTTACAAATCCGGAGATAAACCACCGATACAATACATTTTACAAACGAGAGGTGCCAAGCCATATTGGCTATAAAATACCTGAAATGTTTGAAGCTGCTATCAATGGCGACTTAAAAGCTCTCTGGATTATCGGTGAAGACGTGGTGCAAACCGATCCGAACACCAACAAAGTCATCAGGGCTATGGAAAGCGTTGATTTATTGGTGGTTCAAGAATTGTTTATGACAGAAACGGCAAAATATGCTACGGTGGTTCTTCCTGGGGCAAGTTTCTTAGAAAAAGAAGGAACTTTTACTAATGGTGAAAGAAGAATACAACGTGTAAACAAGGTGGTTGAGCCATTGAAAGGAACTAAAACCGATGGTCAAATCATCGTTGACATGATGAACCGAATGGGATATGAGCAGCCTGATTATACTGCCGAAGGAATGCTGAAAGAAATTTCGCAAATAGTGCCGTTTTTTGCTGGAGTTACTTGGGAAAATTTAGGTACAAACGGAAAGCAGTGGCCTGTGATGCCTGATGGAACCGATACCAAAATGCTTCATATAACCGAGTTTAAACGCGGAAAAGGTAAATTTACCTTTAAACCTTTTGAGGAGTCGCATGAAATTGAGAAGTATGGAAAGGATTTTCCGTATATTATTACCACCAACAGAGAGTTGGAGCATTACAACTGCGGGGCTATGACCCGAAGAACGGGCAATGTAGAAATTTTGACCGAGGATGTTTTACTCATTAATCCGGCAGATGCCGCCAAAGAAGGTATAGCAGACGGTGATATGGTTTGCGTAGAATCACCTCGTGGCAAGGTGGACATTAAAGCTTTGGTAACCGACGAAATGAAACCCGGAATTTTGAGTTCTACGTTCCATTTTCCTGAAATTATGTTAAACATCATCACATCCGACGAACATTGTTCGGAAGCAAAATGCCCTGAGTATAAAGTGGTTAGCTGTAGAATAAGAAAAAGCAAAGGAAAATACAAGATGATGGCCGAAGCAAAGGCCGAAATAAACGAATGA